A stretch of Oreochromis aureus strain Israel breed Guangdong linkage group 11, ZZ_aureus, whole genome shotgun sequence DNA encodes these proteins:
- the LOC116323776 gene encoding contactin-2-like, whose translation MNKTNLLDFFIFGMVSILIAGARCEAIHSEVFAAEGSDVVLPCKYPAILISSPPAIVWSHKEKGTIWRKERNGLEYRGSRWSQRVQCPHPQLESGTFSIQINSVTEDDVGLYSCKVDLRSQVIEKQVMLRLIKVSFSPPAPLSGSNTELSCALKPWRHGVSVEWMLNNNPYLPQPKTGLHSDKVSRVLKVTEKERGTWTCVVTYKGERGQASAALDVKGIIQPPKDNAKVYATVGSPVTLPCVFSSGLRTLSAGWEKISPVSPSTRDLQLLSLASSSPDQLSRDKSIRISEVTYEDEGTYRCGGNVAQQRLTRTMQLIVAKIVRLKQKYSTMLTCELSDASEVIEYVWAHVTYDENATAILGSIQKGKDITITDGSEESWGEWTCSFYGKEGLLGNVTYNTHVMSGLSGQKSSSASHNTATVVGLSFLLIVLLLIVAQMYKNHQRRKRIFQYPALETIVHTISNEREERQRNREKI comes from the exons atgaacaaaacaaacttgttggATTTTTTTATCTTTGGGATGGTTTCCATTCTTATAGCAG GAGCCAGATGTGAGGCGATACACAGTGAAGTATTTGCTGCAGAAGGCTCGGATGTTGTACTACCCTGTAAATACCCTGCAATCCTgatcagcagtccacctgcgaTTGTCTGGAGTCATAAGGAGAAAGG AACTATTTGGAGGAAGGAACGGAACGGCCTGGAATACCGCGGCTCTCGATGGTCCCAGCGTGTGCAGTGCCCCCACCCCCAGCTTGAAAGTGGCACATTCAGCATTCAGATAAACAGCGTGACAGAGGACGATGTTGGACTTTATTCCTGTAAAGTGGACCTTAGAAGCCAAGTGATTGAAAAGCAAGTCATGCTCAGACTTATTAAAG TGTCCTTTTCTCCACCGGCTCCCCTCTCTGGGAGCAACACTGAACTCTCTTGTGCTTTGAAACCCTGGCGTCATGGAGTCTCTGTGGAGTGGATGTTAAACAACAATCCATATTTGCCTCAGCCTAAAACCGGCTTGCACAGTGACAAAGTTTCAAGGGTTTTAAAAGTCaccgagaaagagagaggaaccTGGACCTGCGTCGTGACGTACAAAGGAGAAAGGGGCCAAGCTTCAGCAGCTCTGGATGTGAAAG gAATCATCCAACCACCCAAAGATAACGCCAAGGTTTACGCTACTGTGGGGTCTCCGGTCACTCtcccctgtgtgttctcctctgGTTTAAGAACTTTAAGCGCAGGCTGGGAGAAAATCAGTCCTGTGTCTCCATCCACCCGCGATCTCCAACTGCTTTCTTTGGCTTCGTCCTCACCTGATCAGCTCTCCCGGGATAAGTCTATCCGTATTAGTGAGGTCACATATGAGGACGAAGGAACGTACAGATGTGGTGGGAACGTAGCACAGCAAAGGCTGACTCGGACTATGCAGCTCATTGTTGCTAAAA TCGTCCgcttaaagcaaaaatactcTACGATGCTGACCTGCGAGCTGAGCGATGCAAGCGAGGTCATCGAATACGTGTGGGCTCATGTGACTTACGATGAAAATGCCACCGCGATTCTTGGGTCCATCCAGAAGGGGAAGGATATAACGATTACCGACGGGTCAGAGGAGAGCTGGGGCGAATGGACGTGTAGTTTCTATGGGAAAGAAGGCCTTTTGGGGAATGTGACATACAATACTCATGTGATGA gtggTCTGAGCGGACAGAAATCCTCAAGCGCATCACATAACACCGCCACAGTGGTCGGCCTCAGCTTTCTCCTCATTGTTCTGCTCCTCATTGTGGCTCAGATGTACAAGAACCACCAAAgg AGGAAAAGGATCTTTCAGTATCCCGCCCTGGAGACCATTGTTCATACCATCTCCAACGAGCGGGAGGAGAGACAAAGGAACCGGGAGAAAATCTAA